The Hordeum vulgare subsp. vulgare chromosome 7H, MorexV3_pseudomolecules_assembly, whole genome shotgun sequence DNA window ATATATGGGATCGGACATAAGATGCACATATGCGAATGACGCGATTTGAGGACCAGACAGTCAATGCATGCGAACGTGTTGTTTGAGGGCTCGGATTTGCTAGTCTGATTTGTGGATGCTTTAAATAGCATCTTCAGGCGCGTTTCGACCGACGTCTAAAAAATGGATTTACAGCGTGCGGCTAGCTTTTTTCAGTGCGCCGACGAGCGCCGGCTCCAACGGTCGCAACATATTTTAGCGCGTTCGCGACGCTCCAACAGACGCTGCAAATTAAAACATAAAACTAGTCCAACACGCTAAAAATATATGCATAGATTTGTTACATAGTTCAGCATATAGATAATAAACTAATGCAACAAGATAATATAGATAATAAAATCAATCCAACGCGATAATAAAACTATCATAGATagataaaactactccgagtcatCACTGTGGGTGCTGTCCGAGGTAGATAGCCATGCGTCCTCCCAACGTTCATCGTCAGAAGTGAAGATGGACGTCCCACAGTTGTTGACGACCACGCACTACGATATAGCGAGTAACTTGCGCCGACGCCTGTCATGCCACTCCTCACGACGCCTTGCCGTCCTCTTCTCCCAGAAGGCGTTCTCAGcggcgacgtcctccgggtggcgccgACGCCACTCCGCCATGGCTCGCTCGTCCTCCTCGGCGACGAGGTGACGGCGCTACAGCCGACGGTGCTCCTCACTGTCCTGATCTATTATCAAACGAGGCGGAGGGGCGAGGTCCTGGCCTACTCGCGTGTGTAGACATCCTAAAAGTTCATCTACACACGAGGCCTCCCTAGgtgccacgccgccgcgtcgtaCGCGCAGGCGGCCTAATGCGAGGTTTTGAAAGTGCCGAGGCCGGCACGGACGTCGCCGGACCTGATCTAGATGTAGTAGACACCGGAGCGGCGTTCGCGAACGCCGCAGTAGCCCGAGGATCCagggcggcgcggcggcatggtggcaGAGGGAGCGGCgagggagaggcagaggacgCGTGGCTATGGGCAGCCGCGTGACGAGCGCCGTATTTACAGGCACGCTGAAAACGGTGTGCCAAATTTAACGCGCGGCCGCCCGCTTTCTCTCGCGCGTCTTATTTTCCTGCGTCCGATGAAGCGTGCGATTTCGCCCCACGGATTTGAATTAGCGCCGCCTGACCGTATTTCCCCTGAGTTAAAAGAAAAGATAGGAAATCTTGCTTTTCAGAGTTATCGTCTAAATTTTCAGTTTAGGCGCGTGCGTTTTTTACGCCGTTGATAGTATGCAAACTAGCAATACTAGCATCAGTAGAATTCGTTGCTTCCTGTCAGTTTTCAGCTGGCCCGTTGGCCGGTGCCCCTCAGGCAGATTGGCTGGCCGGTCTGGCCAGGCGGCCACAAACGCAAAGGCAGTGCCTGCAGTGGAGTGGCGCGCCTACCACCTGTCACCTCATCTCCTCGCCCCCTCCACCCCTCGCGGGGACGAGGACGACCCGCCTCGGCCTCCACCTATAAATACGCGCCCGCTCGCCGCAGAACAGAGAACAGGCAAGCAACCGAGCATAGCTCCATACCCACTAATCACACGCCTCATCTTCTCTTCCGGGCAGCTCCGAGCTGTATGTAGCGAGAGTCGACCACTGCTAGCTGATACAACAGCTTGCCGATCGATACCATATATCGTAGCCTGCCTGTGATCAAGAGATCTCCGGGATCAACCTCGAGGCAGAGGCAGAGGCAGAGGTAGAGAGGGAGGGTAGTCGACCTGAGATCAGCAGCCAACCAAAGATGTCGGTGACTTCCAACACGCCGACGAGGGCCAACTCGCGAGTGAACTACTCGAACGAGATCCACGACCTGTCCACGGTGCAGGACGGCGCCCCCAGCCTCGCCCCCAGCATGTACTACCAGGAGAAGTCATTCGCCGACTTCTTCCCTCCCCACCTCCTCAAGAAGGTGAGCAACCCGCAGAGTTCGATCGCCGGTCATGGTTTTCTACTAGCTCAAACGTGCCTGCCGCTGACGTTGATGTTTCATGTATGAGCAGGTGATATCGGAGCTGGTGGCGACGTTCCTGCTGGTGTTCGTGACGTGCGGGGCGGCGTCCATCTACGGCGCCGACGTGACGCGCGTCTCGCAGCTGGGCCAGTCCGTCGTCGGGGGCCTCATCGTCACCGTCATGATCTACGCCACCGGACACATCTCCGGCGCGCACATGAACCCCGCCGTCACCCTCTCCTTCGCCTGCTTCCGGCATTTCCCCTGGATTCAGGTACGGCGATATTACGGAATCAAACGCAGACACATATGCTTGTCCAGTAGGACTTGGTTATCAACATGAACGTGCAAATAAGAAATTGTCACGCTAACACCACTGCACTGCGGGTCAAATGCATGATCGGTGCAGATAATTAGTTAAGCTTGGCTAATAAAAAAGGATTTTATATGTAACATGTACAACTAGTCCTCAACAACTGAAAAAATAGAACTGTATCATAATTAATTCATAAAACGCATCTGGATCGGCCATCCAAGCTGGATACAAGAACATATCCTATATCCGAAATAGTACTCCCGTATTTAAGTAGCACAAGTTGGAGACTTGGAGTAGCCAAAGGGCTTCCCTAGCTAGCCGTGTGTATATTGGGTTATTCCGCCACATGGCATGTAGTGGCAGCAAACTAAGTCCAATACATGCATGCTGAACATGCGAATGATTGGAAAAAAATTCAGATCTACCCAACTCCCTCACACAAAAATAAACGAGGCATCTTGATGTAGAACTATTTCATGATTAGGGAAGAACATGGCTTACCCTGAAAGCTCTTGTTAATTAGTCTCCACTAATTGCAGCTTCCCCGGACCAACCAAGGGGTTGACATTCGCTGACTATATTGTACTTCCTCATAGTTGCTCCCGGGCAACCGTCCCAATTATTGCAGCATATTAAATAGCCTGCTGGAGTTTCTTAGAACATGGTCTAGCTAGCGGCATAATAAGCAAGTTTGAAAGCGGCGTCACATGACGAACTCGCTGCTCAAGTCAAGCGCACGGTATAAACTCGACGTTGATGTCGCGACTATATGTCCATATATTCAATCACAAATCAACTTCATGCCATGAAGGCCAGTGGTAGTCTTTAGGCAAAAGATTGTCAGTGTCCCTCCCTGCATGCTCCAGCCAGCCATCGATGATCTCCATGCCAGGACGGGCAAGCTactttgtgcctgacaagtgacaACACCATCTGATTATATGGTTGTGGTGCCCAAAGATCATCGCTGCCGGCCGGCCCACCTCCGTCTGGTCATCACGCTTAGATTTCACAGGATTCGTACGATCTTTTCCCCGTAAACGACCTCCATCCATTGCTGGCCACAGGCGTGAACCTAGCGTGCATGCACGGAAAGGGAGGGAGCATATCACATATGCATAACAAGGACGGGGGTCAAAAGCTAAGGCTGCATTATGCCCTTGAGTCGCATCATGCACCTTCACGTCGTGCACTTCTGCATATACATAACGTATACCTACGCGCGCACCATGCGTGGTCTAGAGCGTGTGCAGCGTCCGTCTACGTCTTCTTCGTGCTGTGTGCTGATTGGATACGTTTGTGTTGTGAATAATTGTGATGCAGGTGCCGTTCTACTGGGCGGCGCAGTTCACGGGGGCGATGTGCGCGGCGTTCGTGCTGCGGGCGGTGCTGCACCCGATCACGGTGCTGGGGACGACCACGCCCACGGGGCCGCACTGGCACGCGCTCGTCATCGAGATCATCGTCACCTTCAACATGATGTTCATCACCTGCGCCGTCGCCACGGACTCGAGAGCGGTACGTTCTCTTCGTTAACCTGCTGCCACAGATCCCCTGTTTTTGATTTCTTGATTGGATTTCTAGCTCTGTTCTTGATAGTATTATACGCCAGTACTAATTTCTGCTTCTCTTTTTTGCTTGGTGCAGGTGGGTGAGTTGGCAGGGTTAGCAGTTGGTTCCGCGGTTTGCATTACGTCCATCTTCGCAGGGTAAATATACAAAAGAATCACTAACCACCACACTGACTGGCTGACTTTAGCGAGGAGTCGTTGGGGCCAAGTTTAAACTGGTCGATTGATTTACTCCTTCGCTCTGTAGAGGGTTAATGAAATGCTAAATGACTAGTAAACTGGAAGGAACTGTTCACCAAGCCACATCTTTTTTCAAAAAGAATTTTAAGAGCCTTCTTTTAATTGCAAAAGGAGGCGCAATGTGATCTAGCAAATCCACAGGTTCAGTGAACCTTTCAGCTCGGGGCGACAACTAGTTGTGTTTAGGTACGTACGTATATATAGGTGACCCTTTTTCTTTTGAATCAATTTTAGGTATATAATATTGCAGGAGTTCACTAACTATGGCTGGTTAGGATTCTTTGAACCTTCTCGGAAGTAGATATTATTCCTGGTCGTATATAGACAAACACAATACAAATAGATctttggaaaaaataaaatacACATGACAGATCAGCCATTTATATAGTCATGCATAATAGCTAAGACGAGGGGAAACGAGTGGCATTTGCAGGCCTGTGTCAGGAGGATCGATGAACCCGGCGAGGACCCTGGCGCCGGCGGTGGCCAGCGGCGTCTACACCGGCCTGTGGATCTACTTTCTCGGCCCCGTCATCGGCACGCTCTCCGGCGCGTGGGTCTACACCTACATCCGCTTCGAGGAGGAGCCCTCCGTCAAGGACGGCCCACAGAAGCTCTCCTCCTTCAAGCTCCGCCGCCTGCAGAGCCAGCGGTCCATGGCCGTCGACGAGTTCGACCATGTCTGATCGGCCGGCTGGTGCCACTACACCCGATCGACCCCAGCTATATATATGCTCTTGATTTGGATTTGCATGCGTACGTACGTAAGTGCGCACGTGTACAAGCGCGGGAAGTCATTTGTACCAGTCGAAGTATGTACGATCCATGCATCTACATGTTTGTACGGGTCTACCATGTACCAGCGAGCTCTGTTCCAGAGGAACTGAAGAAGTACTGGATGGAGCCAGCTTCGTGTACGTGTATACCATGGGTACGCACGTAGATAGCGTGAGTACATGGCTGGTGTAACACGTTTGTATTTTTTGTGATTTTCTCCATGTGCCTACGTGCATGTGCACTTTGTGTTATCTCTTTCGCTTTGTACTGCGTCTGAGGTTGCATAAGTTAATATGATGACGATGCAGCTAACGGAGCTTTGCTTTTCCTGCAAAAATATATTGCATCATGGTATTAACTTTTTCTCATGTAGATTTAAATAATAAATTTTACTACTTTTGGTTGGGATATTTAAATATGAAAGATATATCGAGTTGCATACATCACTAGGTctcacggagcaaaccggaagacATCCCAATCAGGTGGAGGCAGAGGCGGTCAACAGGCCCGGCAAACAGGGCGGCCACCCGAGGCCTGAGAGGAGTAGGGccccaaatacactagtatcaccACGTCTAAATATTATTGTAGTATCAATTAAACAATGAAGTATAAT harbors:
- the LOC123411786 gene encoding aquaporin NIP2-2-like; this translates as MSVTSNTPTRANSRVNYSNEIHDLSTVQDGAPSLAPSMYYQEKSFADFFPPHLLKKVISELVATFLLVFVTCGAASIYGADVTRVSQLGQSVVGGLIVTVMIYATGHISGAHMNPAVTLSFACFRHFPWIQVPFYWAAQFTGAMCAAFVLRAVLHPITVLGTTTPTGPHWHALVIEIIVTFNMMFITCAVATDSRAVGELAGLAVGSAVCITSIFAGPVSGGSMNPARTLAPAVASGVYTGLWIYFLGPVIGTLSGAWVYTYIRFEEEPSVKDGPQKLSSFKLRRLQSQRSMAVDEFDHV